The DNA sequence AGCCGGCCCGAGCGGACACCGAACCGAAGGACCTATGGCCCGCGTCGACAGGGCCCAAACCCAGTCGCGGGGCCTGCCCTGGTCCCGAAACGCAGAACGGGCGCGGCTTGCGCCGCGCCCTGGTCGTGCTTTCAGAAACTGGTGGCGGAATCTACTGGCCGTAATAGGCAGCGTTCTTGGCCGTGTACTCGGCCCACTTCTCCGGCAGATCGTCTAGCGCGAAAATCGCCGATACCGGGCAGACGGGCACGCACGCGCCACAGTCGATGCATTCCACGGGATCGATGTACAACAGTTCGCTGGTCTCGTACGCGGGCTCGTCCTTCTTCGGGTGGATGCAGTCGACCGGGCAAGCGTCCACACACGCAGTATCTTTCGTCCCGACGCAAGGTTCAGCGATCACGTAAGCCATGTAGGTCCCTCCTGATAATTCTCCAGCTTGGTGCCGTTGAGCAGAATATAGCACACCCCCGAAAGTCTCACAATTTTAGGTGTTTGGGGCGCTTTTGGCTTATTGGATCAGGCGGCGGACACGCTCCAGCGCCTCCTGGGCCAGGGCGTAGCCGGGCT is a window from the uncultured Paludibaculum sp. genome containing:
- a CDS encoding ferredoxin family protein is translated as MAYVIAEPCVGTKDTACVDACPVDCIHPKKDEPAYETSELLYIDPVECIDCGACVPVCPVSAIFALDDLPEKWAEYTAKNAAYYGQ